The genome window TTCGACGGATTCTTTTTAACAGAAACCGGAATAATAACCGTGACATTAATTATCCTTATTGTTGGTGCGGTTGTCGGTTTTGTTGGTGCATGGACAAAAAGAAGCCGTGTTAAAGCTTTAGAACAATATGAAAAACAACAAAAAATAGGTAAAAATAAAAAGAAAGGCAAAAAATAATAACAAATTTATGTTATTATTTTTTCTAATTCATCTCTTTCTATTCCGTTTTTAATTTCAACTGCAATTCTTCTACCCATACTCATTGGTTTGCCATAGGTTAAGTAGGAGTAAGGAGAACCATCCATAAAGGTATTTGTTCCACCGTCAGTTCTTGCACTGATTTCGAAACAGATTACTTCAAGGTTATCATTTACTAATGTTTGCATACAGAATGGACCGTTTAAACCTGGAGCAACTAATTTTTTAGCACTTTCAGTTAATTTGTCTGCAATATCAAATACTTGAGGAAGTAATGATTCACGTATTACAGCAGGGTGATTACCAGTTACAACATAAGATGGACTTAAATCAATGTCTAATTGGTCTTTTGCAGGCATCCTTACAAATCCGTCAATACTGGATTCATATCTTGTGTCCATACCCATTAATTCAACTGTATCATCAAGTGCAGAGTAAAAATAGTGTATACAATAGTTACAACCGGAAACATATTCTTCAATGTGTGCTGCTTCAACATCACTGTCTTCTAACCAGCCACGTGCTTTCATAGCTTCGATTTTTGCATCAAACTCTTCAGTAGATGATGCTACAAAGTAACCTCTTCCACCTCTTGCACCAGGGAATTTTACCATTACCGGCCTGTCAATTTCAGACGGGTCATTGTATTTGAATGGAATTCT of Methanobrevibacter sp. contains these proteins:
- a CDS encoding formate--phosphoribosylaminoimidazolecarboxamide ligase is translated as MGEVKKEDILEILAGYDKENITIATLGSHTSLHILQGAKEEGFRTAIVCQKGREVPYQRFGVADEYIIVDEFKDIVNEDVQQQLRDMNAIVIPHGSFVAYAGLDNVEDKFNVPMFGNRDVLRWEAERDKERALLVEGDVRIPFKYNDPSEIDRPVMVKFPGARGGRGYFVASSTEEFDAKIEAMKARGWLEDSDVEAAHIEEYVSGCNYCIHYFYSALDDTVELMGMDTRYESSIDGFVRMPAKDQLDIDLSPSYVVTGNHPAVIRESLLPQVFDIADKLTESAKKLVAPGLNGPFCMQTLVNDNLEVICFEISARTDGGTNTFMDGSPYSYLTYGKPMSMGRRIAVEIKNGIERDELEKIIT